In the Lujinxingia litoralis genome, one interval contains:
- a CDS encoding pirin family protein — protein MLDIVIDARSAALSPGFEVARILPYRRRRMVGPFVFLDHAGPVALKPRVSREMDVLPHPHIGLSTITYIFHGKWMHRDSVGYEQVIKPGDVNWMTAGSGVSHSERFEEEFRRTGGDLELLQAWVALPTAVEESEPSFHHFARQHLPHQESAGIWMRMIAGEAFGLTSPVNTHSPLFYVHVELQPGARLQLPDTYSERAAYIARGQVTLQHQRYQKGQLLVFEPGKNPVLTAETPATVMLLGGEPLGKRHIWWNFVSSSKERIEQAKADWAAGRIRLPVHDDEEFIPLPGSPKKDPEPLS, from the coding sequence ATGCTCGACATCGTCATCGACGCCCGCTCCGCGGCCCTCTCCCCCGGGTTTGAGGTCGCCCGCATTCTGCCCTACCGCCGCCGGCGCATGGTCGGCCCCTTCGTCTTTTTGGATCACGCCGGGCCGGTCGCCTTAAAGCCCCGCGTCTCCCGGGAGATGGACGTCTTGCCCCACCCGCATATCGGCCTCTCCACGATCACCTACATCTTCCACGGCAAGTGGATGCACCGCGACAGCGTGGGCTACGAGCAGGTCATCAAGCCCGGCGACGTCAACTGGATGACCGCCGGCAGCGGCGTCAGCCACTCGGAGCGTTTTGAAGAAGAGTTCCGCCGCACCGGCGGCGACCTGGAGCTTTTGCAAGCCTGGGTGGCGCTGCCCACCGCGGTCGAGGAGAGCGAGCCGAGCTTTCACCACTTCGCTCGCCAGCACCTGCCCCATCAGGAGAGCGCGGGGATCTGGATGCGCATGATCGCCGGCGAAGCCTTTGGCCTGACCAGCCCGGTCAACACCCATTCGCCCCTCTTTTATGTGCACGTCGAACTTCAGCCCGGCGCCCGGCTCCAGCTCCCGGACACCTACAGCGAGCGCGCCGCCTACATCGCCCGGGGCCAGGTCACGCTCCAGCACCAGCGCTACCAGAAGGGACAGCTCCTGGTGTTTGAACCCGGCAAAAACCCGGTGCTCACCGCCGAGACCCCGGCCACCGTGATGCTTCTGGGCGGCGAACCCCTGGGCAAACGCCACATCTGGTGGAACTTCGTCTCCTCGAGCAAGGAGCGCATCGAGCAGGCCAAAGCCGACTGGGCGGCCGGTCGCATCCGCCTCCCGGTGCACGATGATGAGGAGTTCATCCCCCTGCCCGGCTCCCCCAAAAAAGACCCCGAACCCCTCTCCTGA